The proteins below come from a single Synechococcus sp. MW101C3 genomic window:
- a CDS encoding glutathione S-transferase family protein, which translates to MTIAQLKLFHAPATRSARVRWALHEVVGEAFVLERLDLAAGDQFAPAFAALNPNRSVPVLQVVRDDGSVQTLIESAAIVLFLADAYPAACLLPPEPASPQRADVLQMLQFGATSVDRLLWQLRLHEKLLPQAERDPGEVERARRRFQEQVEPQLAERLRQHPHICGTAFTAADLVMGHNVLWARSMGLCGERIFQRYLALLGRRPAFARAFDDIKTVTP; encoded by the coding sequence CGTGTGCGCTGGGCGCTGCATGAGGTCGTGGGCGAGGCCTTCGTGCTGGAGCGCCTCGATCTGGCGGCGGGCGACCAGTTCGCCCCCGCCTTTGCGGCCCTCAACCCCAACCGTTCCGTGCCGGTGCTGCAGGTTGTCCGCGACGACGGCAGCGTGCAGACCCTGATCGAGAGCGCCGCGATCGTGCTGTTCCTGGCGGACGCCTACCCCGCCGCCTGCCTGTTGCCGCCCGAGCCCGCCTCCCCGCAGCGCGCCGATGTGCTCCAGATGCTCCAGTTCGGTGCCACCAGCGTCGATCGCCTGCTCTGGCAGCTCCGGCTTCACGAAAAGCTGCTGCCCCAGGCGGAACGGGACCCCGGTGAGGTCGAACGCGCCCGCCGCCGCTTCCAGGAGCAGGTGGAACCCCAGCTGGCCGAGCGCCTGCGCCAGCACCCCCACATCTGCGGCACCGCCTTCACTGCCGCCGATCTGGTCATGGGCCACAACGTGCTCTGGGCCCGGTCCATGGGTCTCTGCGGCGAGCGCATCTTCCAGCGCTACCTGGCCCTGCTGGGCCGCCGCCCCGCCTTCGCGCGCGCCTTCGATGACATCAAGACCGTCACTCCTTGA